Proteins from a single region of Carassius carassius chromosome 25, fCarCar2.1, whole genome shotgun sequence:
- the LOC132104456 gene encoding serine/threonine-protein kinase Sgk1-like: MAVTQTGCDLTYCKMRGIVSVLTAFIKERKMGLNDFIQKLVSNPPICQHADVDSFLKIDENQNEELEETHLCLTNPRSSLAEETQIKPSDFDYLKIIGKGSFGKVLLARYKENEQYYAVKVLQKKIILKKKEQTHIMAERSVLMKNIKHPFLVGLHYSFQTTDKLYFVLDYVNGGELFYHLQRERVFLEPRARFYAAEIASALGYLHSLHIVYRDLKPENILLDSQGHIVLTDFGLCKEGLEPNGTTSTFCGTPEYLAPEVLQKQAYDRTVDWWCLGSVLFEMLYGLPPFYSRNTAEMYNNILHKPLVLKPNVSNAGRELLEGLLHKDRTKRLGSKDDFLEMKFHSFFSHINWDDLMAKKCVPPFVPIVSGPTDLRHFDPEFTHLPVSTSLCNSDSLHLSSSVREAAGAFPGFSYGPPADHAFQ, encoded by the exons ATGGCAGTTACTCAAACTGGATGTGACTTGACATACTGCAAGATGCGGGGGATCGTGTCCGTTCTCACCG cttttATTAAAGAAAGGAAGATGGGCTTAAACGACTTCATCCAGAAGCTTGTTTCCAACCCTCCCATTTGTCAACA TGCCGATGTTGATTCATTCTTAAAAATCGATGAGAACCAGAATGAGGAGCTGGAGGAGACTCACCTGTGTTTGACCAACCCCAGGAGCTCTTTGGCGGAGGAGACTCA GATCAAACCTTCAGATTTTGACTACTTAAAGATCATTGGGAAGGGGAGCTTTGGAAAG GTTCTGCTTGCAAGGTACAAGGAAAACGAACAATACTATGCTGTGAAGGTGCTTCAAAAGAAAatcatactgaaaaaaaaagaa CAAACGCATATCATGGCGGAAAGGAGTGTATTAATGAAAAATATCAAACATCCGTTCCTGGTGGGGCTGCATTACTCTTTCCAAACCACTGACAAACTGTATTTCGTCCTAGACTACGTCAATGGAGGCGAG CTGTTCTACCACCTCCAGCGTGAACGGGTGTTTCTAGAGCCCAGGGCGAGGTTTTATGCTGCTGAAATCGCTAGTGCACTCGGTTACCTTCACTCACTGCACATAGTTTACAG AGACTTAAAGCCAGAGAACATCCTCTTGGACTCTCAGGGCCACATTGTGTTGACAGATTTTGGGCTGTGCAAAGAGGGACTGGAACCCAACGGCACAACCTCAACGTTCTGTGGAACTCCTGAG tACTTGGCTCCCGAGGTGCTGCAGAAACAGGCATATGATCGTACAGTGGACTGGTGGTGCCTGGGATCAGTGCTGTTTGAGATGCTGTATGGACTG CCTCCATTCTACAGTCGCAACACAGCCGAGATGTACAACAACATCCTTCACAAGCCTCTAGTCCTGAAGCCTAATGTGTCCAACGCTGGCCGAGAGCTGCTGGAGGGTCTGCTGCACAAGGACCGTACCAAGAGACTGGGGTCCAAAGATGATTTT CTGGAAATGAAGTTCCACAGCTTCTTCTCTCACATCAACTGGGACGACCTCATGGCCAAAAAGTGTGTGCCTCCTTTTGTTCCTATAGTG TCTGGTCCCACTGACCTCCGGCACTTTGACCCAGAGTTCACCCACTTACCAGTGTCGACCTCCCTATGCAACTCAGACAGCCTGCACCTGTCCAGTAGCGTACGGGAGGCTGCCGGAGCATTCCCAGGCTTTTCTTACGGTCCCCCGGCTGACCATGCCTTCCAGTAA